The following DNA comes from Acetomicrobium sp. S15 = DSM 107314.
CCGCCTGCCATTCCTTAGTCATAGAAAAGGATATGACTTGGCGCCTGGCATGAACTCCTGTATCCGTCCTCCCAGCAGCTGCCATGCTTACTCTTTTGCCGCCTTCCAGGCGGGAAAGGGCATTTTCGAGGGCCTCTTGGACCGTCGGCAGCCCTTTTTGTCTCTGAAAGCCGAAAAACGCACCGCCATCATAGCTAATCTCGGCAGCATACGTAAGCATGGCACTCAAGACCACCCGTCTAAGTAAATGAAGGTCAAAACGACAACAACTACAAGGATCAAGGCAAGCGTATCCGACAAAGACCAACACAGGGGGTGCATCCTGCTTCTTCCGACTCCGCCCCTATATCCGCGCGCCTCCATGGCGACAGCAAGTTCGTCAGCCCGCTTGAAGACGATAACGAAAAGAGGCACCAAGACGGGTATGAAGGCTCGCAATCTCTTTATGATGCCGCCTTGATCCAGTTCCGCGCCTCTCGCAAGCTGTGCCTTCATGATGCGATCTGTCTCATTCAGTAGCGTAGGAATAAATCGCAACGCTATGGTCATCATCATGGCCAACTCATGGGCCGGAAAACCCAATGGCTTCAAAGGCGAAAACAATTGCTCTAATCCGTCGGCCAGCTCCATTGGGCTTGTAGTGAGCGTCAGGAGGTTTGCAAAAAGCACAAGAAAGAGAAGCCTGAGGCCCATCCTCACGGCGAGGTTTGCGCCTTGGCTGGTCACGGTTAAAAAACCCAACTTGAATAAGGCATCTCCTCCGGTGAAGAAAAGATGCACGATGGCCGTAAAAACCACGAGGATCAATACGGGCCGCGTGGAGCGGACCAGAACCTTAAGCGACAAACGAGAAAGAAGGACGGAGAAGATCAAAAACGCTCCCCAGAAAGAGAAAGCCAAGGGGTGGAATGCCGTAAACACTCCGATCAGGATAATCACTGTCGAAAGTATCTTGCAGCGCGGGTCGAGGCGATGAACGGCGGAATCGGCCGGGATATATTGACCTAACGTGAGATGCTCGAGGAAGCGCACGGCGAAACCTCCTTGGCCACTGCCGAAAAGAGCCTTTCGACATCCCACGTTATGGGCACGTCCATGCCTCGCTTACGCAACTTCCAGGCCAATTCCACCAAGGGCGGCAAGACCAATCCCTTGGGGGGACGTTCAATTAGCTGCTCAACGATGACACACGGTGGGCCCCAAAACCTGCTCTTCCCGCCTTCTAAAACTAAAATGCGATCGCACAATTTGAGCGCGATGTCTAGGTCGTGCGTGATATGCACTATACCAAACCCTTCTTCTTTGAAGGACTTCAACAGCGCAATGAGCTCCCTCTTTCCGCGCGCATCCAAGCCGGCTGTAGGTTCGTCGAGTACGAGATAAGACGGGCGTGCCGCCAAAACAGAAGCAATCGCCAGCCGCCTTTGTTCCCCTCCTGAAAGGCTAAAGGGACTCCGAGAAATCATACCTTCGTCCAAGCCTACAAGCCGTAGAGAGTCACGCACTACTTTGTCAAGTTCGCCTTCCGGCACCCCAAAATTGCGCGGCGCAAAAGCGACTTCATCGAATACGCTCTCGGCAAAAAGCTGCTGTTCGGGATATTGAAACACGAGCCCGACGCAACGGCGGATATTCTTAAGCTGCGCACCTTTTGAAACTACAGGTACGTCATCGACACATACGCTTCCCTTTGTAGGCAAAAGCAGCGCATTGAGGTGCTGTGCCAGCGTAGATTTACCACTGCCCGTGTGTCCGACGATCGCAACCCACTCTCCTCTGTCCACGGAGAGACTGACCCCGTCCAGGGCCACGGTTTCGATGGGCGTGCCGCTATGATAGACGTATTTAACGCTCTCGACCACTATCGACAAAGGGATTCCACCACCTCAAGGGGAGACGGCGGCACGGTGCGCTCTATCAACCCACACACCATCAACTTATGCCAAAATAGCACCACATCGGGCACATCTAAACCCCATTCGAAGAGACGATCGGGCTCCAGAAACAGCTCAATTGGGGTCCCGTTCCAAACCAGGCATCCTCCTCCCAATATCAAAACCCTGTCACAATCCAAGATCTCCTCCGTCCTGTGAGTTATTTGCACCAGCGTCATTCCTCGATCGCGAAGGGTAGAAAAGAGGGCCAAGAGCTCTTCCCTGCCGGAGGGATCGAGCATGGAGGTAGCTTCATCCAAAACCAAAACCTCGGGGTTCATGGCCAGTGCGCCGGCTATGGCTAAGCGTTGCTTTTGTCCGCCCGAAAGGGCATAAGTGGGGCGTCGGCGCAATTCACTCAATCCTGTCACATCGAGAGCCCAATCTACCCTCTCGCTTATCTCCTCAGGAGGCAACCCCAGGTTTTCCGGCCCAAATGCCACATCCTCTTCCACCACAGCGGCCACTATCTGATTATCAGGGTTTTGAAAAACCATGGCCACCGTTCGCCGTATGTCGAAGAGGCGCTCAGGGTCACGTGTGTCCAACCCGCATATAAGACAAACGCCCTGCGTCGGCTGAAGCAGGGCGTTTAAATGCTTGGCTAAGGAGGATTTGCCCGATCCGTTTTCCCCTACTATCGCCACCTGTTCTCCCCTGTATATCTCCAGGTCGATGTTCGATAGAGCGAAATGGGATGTGCCAGGATAGGCAAAAGATACCCCCTTTAGGGCGCATATTGCCTCTTTTGCCATGATGCCAAATTATTGGACGAGCTCTATCACTGCAGTTGGAGCTCCATCGCTCGGCCTGTTGCCGGCCTTGACAACCCTGGTATAACCGCCCGGCCTGGTGGCATATCTTGGTGCAAGCTCATCGAAAAGCTTCTTCGTAGCCTCTTTATTGTTAAGGCGCGCTGCTACGATGCGACGATCGTGCACGCCTCCTCTCTTGGCTCGAGTGATCAGCCTCTCGACGAGACGGCGCAGTTCTTTAGCTCTGGTCACCGTAGTGACGATGCGCTCTTCCATCACGAGACTTATGGCAAGATTTCTCATCATGGAACGCCTGTGGCCCCCTGGGCGCCCGAGCTTGCGCACGTCAACTCTATGTCTCATGGTTAATTAATCCCCCTTTTCCTCGTTATCCACGTTGCCTTCGTCTCGTAACGCCAATCCATGTTTGGCCAGCTGTTCTTCTATCTCCTTCAGGGCCATTTTGCCCAAGTTGCGTATCTTGAGCAAGTCACTCCTCGTGCAGTTAAGCAACTCACCGATCGTTCGAATGTTGCCCCGCAACAGGCAATTCTCGCTTCGCGTCGAAAGCCCGATGTCTTTTATGGGACGAGAGAGCAGCTCAGCCCCATAAGAAGGTGCGAGTGTCTTGGGCTCGACCTTGCCTTCTTCATGCTGCGAAGTGCGCTCTTCTATCGTCTTGCTCAATCGGTCTGAAAACTTAGCAAAATAGCCCTGCAAAATCCTGGCCGCTTCCACAATGGCATTGTCCGGCCGAACCGCCCCGTTCGTCCACACTTCCAACACAAGTCTATCGTAGTCAGTCCTCTGTCCAACTCTCGCATCTTGCACCTCGTAACTCACGCGCAAAATCGGAGAGAAGATAGCGTCAATCAAAATGGCATCGGCCGGCAAGTATTGGGGGCGTGGACGGTCAGAGGTAACATACCCTACCCCCCGTCCCACATAAAGGTCCATCGCAAGCGATGCCCCCTCCGCCAAAGTGCAAATGTATGCATTTGGATCTACAAACTCTACTTCGCTGTCTGGAAAGATGTGGGCAGCCGTGACGCGCTCAGGCCCTTCGACTTCCAGTCGCAATTGACGCACTTCTGCGCTATGGCTTTTAAGAGGCACGCGTTTGAGATTGAGCGAAAGCTCAATCATGTCCTCCTTTACTCCAGGAATTACCGAAAATTCATGAACAACCCCCTCAATGCGCACTGCCATGATCGCCGCTCCCTCTATGGACGAAAGAAGCACACGGCGCAGGGCATTGCCCAAAGTGGTCCCATAACCGCGCATCAGAGGCTCTACAACTATCTTCCCATACCGCTCGGCGAGATCCACAGTGCGAATCTCGGGCTGAATATGCTCCAACCCCATACCTCCTATCTGGCGTAAAACTCCACAACCAGCTGCTCGTTCACTAGCACGTCTATTTGCTCTCTCGTAGGAAGGCTTAAGACCCTGCCTTCCGCCCTGTCGGCATTAAGCTCAAGCCAAGCTGGCACGCCCCTTGTGCGCGCAACCTCCAAGTTGTCGCGCACCCATGCAATGTCGCGGCTCTTCTCGGCAATGGCCACGATGTCGCCCGGCCTGACCAAGGCGCTCGGTATATTCGCCCTTTTGCCGTTCAGGGTGATGTGGCCGTGACGAACAAGCTGACGCGCCTGACGCCTGCTCGAGGCGAAACCCAACCGAAAGACTACGTTGTCCAACCTTCTCTCCAGAAGCTGGAAGAAGGCATGCCCAGTCTGTCCAGGCATTCTGGTGGCCATCGAATAAAAGCGACGGAAAGCGGCCTCGTGCATCCCATATATACGGCGCATCTTCTGTTTCTCCCTTAAGCGCACCCCATATTCGGTCTCCTTCGGCCTACGAGAGCCATGCTGACCAGGACGATGGTTCCTGCGGCCTACGGCGCATTTTTCGCTGTAGCAACGATCGCCCTTTAGAAATAACTTGGTCCCTTCGGCACGGCAAAGCCTACAAAGGGGACCTGTATATCTGCTCATCCTGCTCCACTACCTCCTTTGTAGGTAACGTTAAACGCGGCGCCGCTTTGGCGGGCGGCAACCATTATGAGGAACGGGTGTGACATCCCTGATCGTATTCACCTGAAGGCCGACAGTCTGAAGACTGCGAATGGCTGACTCGCGCCCCGGCCCGGGTCCCTTAACGAGCACATCGACCTGCTGAACGCCGTGAACCTGGGCTTGCTTAGCCGCCTGTTGAGCGGCCAATTGAGCGGCATAAGGCGTAGACTTCCGAGTGCCCTTGAAGCCGACGTTGCCGCCGGATGCCCACGATAGGACGTTCCCTCCCTTATCGGTTATAGTGATTATAGTGTTGTTGAACGTGGAGTAAATGTGAGCCACACCATAACTCACATTCTTCTTTTCTTTTCTTTTACCCCTGCGTTGTTTGCTTTTCGCCAACCTGGCTCAACCTCCTGCAAGTTCAATTCGCTTATTTCTTAGCGGTGGCCTTCTTCTTGCCGGCCACAGTGCGACCCGGTCCTTTGCGAGTTCTGGCATTCGTTCGCGTCCTCTGCCCCCGCACGGGAAGCCCCAACTTGTGTCTGATGCCTCTGTAGCAGCCTATATCTATGAGGCGTTTGATATTGCCGGCCACCTCGCGCCTCAGATCGCCCTCCACTCGGTAATTGCGTTCTATCTCCGATTGCAACTTCTGGATTTCCTCTTCCGTGAGATCCTTTACGCGCGTATCGGGGCTTACTCCTGTGTTTGCAAGTATCTTGCGGGCAGAGGATAATCCTATACCGTAAATGTATGTAAGGGCAATCTCTATCCGCTTTTCGCGGGGTAAATCCACACCTGCAATGCGTGCCATATCTTCTTACCTCCTCGCACCTTGACGCTGTTTATGGCGCGGGTTCTTGCTGCAGATAACCCGCACAACCCCGTGACGTTTAATGACACGACAATATTCACATATTGGCTTTACGGAAGGTCTGACCTTCATTACGCTCACTTCCCTTCTGAAAAAACTTTTAAGCAGCTATGACCTCGAGGTGCTCATTTTTATTTATACCTATACACGATGCGACCCCTGCTCAAATCGTAAGGCGAGAGCTGCACCAACACCTCATCCCCTGGCAATATGCGAATGAAGTGCATGCGCATCTTACCGGAGACATGTGCCAATATGCGATGACCATTTTGCAATTCGACACGGAACATCGCGTTGGGCAACGGCTCCAATACCTTGCCGCGCACTTCTATCACCTCATCTTTGGTCATACGGCTGCTTCATCCTCCTTGATCCTCCTTCAATTTCATATCCGGCAGCAGACGCGCGCTCTGTCAACCATCCAGGATCGACAACGCCGCCCTCCTTCAACCTACGAGCTACCTCTGAAACGACCGAGCGAGTCCACTGAATGTGCTTCGGGTTCTTTTTCTTGAAAATCAAGTTACCCCTGTGGACTCCGAGGAGAACCAGTCGCCCCTCCTCGCTCAGGTAGCCAGCCACGATATACCAGGCACCTGCATCTTTGCCCTTGATAGAGTATACTATTTGTCCCACTTCAAACGGATATGGTGGGTCACTCCCAAGGGGTAAGGATTTCCGCTTCGCCATCGGTCACTAACACAGTATGCTCAAAATGGGCAGCATCGGCCCCATCGGCTGTCACCACGGTCCAGCGATCGGACAATGTTACAACTTCTTCTCCCCCTGAAAGCACCATGGGCTCTATGGCTATCGTCATGCCTCTTTTCAACGTCACGCCGTTCCCAGGACGGCCGTAGTTTGGCACCTGGGGCGGCTCGTGGAGCCTGCGACCTATGCCATGCCCGCAATAATTACGAACAAGGGAAAACCCTTGAGAGATCACATACGATTCGACGGCATGACCTATGTCGCCCACTGTCTTACCCTCCTGAGCAGCCGCAATAGCTCTATGCAGTGACTCCAGGGTAACCCTAAGCAGTGCCTCTTTCCTCGGCGAAACTTTCCCTACGGGATATGTACAAGCCGCATCACCATAATACCCTTTATACAGTACGCCCACATCAACGCTTACAATATCGCCTTCACTCAGCGCGCGCTCGTGCGAGGGAATGCCGTGGACAACTTCTTCGTTTATAGAGATACACAGAGCGCCCGGAAAAGGAATTGGGCAACCGGGCATCGTGTAACCCTTAAAGGCCGGAATGCCTCCGCTGCGCTCGATTAGCTCGCTCGCCGCCTCATCCAGCCTTGCCGTATCGATTCCCGGCTGTATACGTTCTCTCAACAACTCCAAAACCGAGGCTACAATTCGCCCGGCCTGGCGCATTATGTCTATCTCCCAATCCTTCTTAAGCGTGACCATGGTACCCTCCAGCCAAACTTTCCTCGATCGCATGCGCTACCTCGTCGCTTCCACGGGCAGCTTCCACTTTTTTGAGGATTCCTTTTCGCAAATAATAGTCGATGAGCGGAGCCGTTCGCTCCCTGTAGACCGCCAGGCGTTGCCTTACCACTTCTTCCTTGTCGTCGTTTCGTTGTATTGCCATCTCTCCGCAATGATCGCAGAGCGAATCTGCCTTCGGAGGATTGAATGAAACATTGTAAATAGCACCGCACTTAGGGCATACGCGTCGGCCGGAAAGTCTTTTTACTATGGTCTCGTCATCCACTTCCAGGAGAATGACGGCATCCAGTTTCACCTTTAATTTTTTCAGAATGCGGTCCAACGCCTCGGCCTGAGGCAACGTCCTCGGAAAACCGTCGAGTATAAAGCCCTCGCTGCAGTCCGGTTCCTGCAGGCGACTTTCTACCATCTCCACGATGATATCATCCGGAACGAGATCACCGGCTTGCATATAACGCTCAGCCAATTTGCCCAGTGATGTCCCTCGCTTTACGTTCTCCCTTAAAATATCACCCGTCGAAATGTGGGCTATCCCGTATGCCTCTTTGATTTTAGCTGCTACTGTACCCTTGCCAGCCCCTGGGGGGCCTAAGAATATCAGACGCATTTTACACCTCGTTCCAGTTCCGCCGCGACAAAGAGAACCGACCTACAAGCGCAGCAAACCGCCAGTGCGCTCCCTGCGCTTTAGTATGCCCTCATAATGACGAATTAAAAGCTGAGCTTCGATCTGGTGAACTGTATCGAGAGCCACGCCTACGACGATGAGCACGGCGGTGCCGCCGAAGTAAAACGTTGTTATCCCCATAAGGCTCGTCATTAACGTAGGAATTAGCGCTATGGCAGCGAGAAATATTGCCCCTCCCAATGTGATCCTGGATAGAACTTTTTCGATGTATTCGGCTGTAGGCCTACCAGGTCGAATTCCCAAGATGAAACCGCCGTATTTCTTCATGTTGTTCGCCACGTCCGCGGGATTGAATACGACTGCCGTGTAGAAGTACGTGAAGAATACGATCAGGGCTACATAAAGGACCATGTAAAGGGCACTGTTCGGAGAAAGTAGCCTTTGTATAAACATGGCGGCCTCGCCTGAGAAAAACCGCGCGATAGTGGAAGGGAAGAGCAGGACCGAGGAGGCGAATATTATAGGTATTACGCCTGCCTGGTTAACCCGCAGCGGTATAAAGGTGCTTTGGCCACCATAGACGCGATTCCCTACCACGCGTTTGGCGTACTGGACCGGCAAACGGCGCTGTCCTTCTTGAAGGACTATGCAGCTTGCCACGACGAGGACGATGATCACGAGGGCTACTAACAATGTCAAAGCATTCATTTCTCCAGACCCCAGCATCGACCAAGTCCTGATGACGGCCTCGGGCAAACGAGCGACTATCCCTGCAAATATCAGCAAGGAGATGCCGTTGCCGATGCCATGATCCGATATCATCTCGCCCAGCCACATGACGGTCATACAGCCGGCTACAAGGGTGATGACCACCACTCCCATGTTGAGCGCGCCGCTCGGAAAAACACCGAGACCGCGCAACCAGAAAGCCATGCCCGCTGCCTGAACGGCTGCGAAAAAGATTGTGCTCACTCTGGTGTACTGGGTGATCTTACGCCGCCCCTCTTCGCCCTCCTTCTGTAGGCGCTCCAGGGCAGGTATCACTACGGTCAAAAGCTGTATGACTATGCTCGCATTTATGTACGGCGCTACGCCTAAGGCAAACACGCTAAAGCGGCGCAAGGCACCACCTGCAAAGAGATCAAAAAAACTCAGCATGCCTCCCTCTTGAAAGAGGCCGGCCATGGCCGCAGCATCAATGCCGGGGGTTGGGATATGGGCTCCCAACCTGAAGACGAAGAGCACTCCTATTGTAAAAAGAATCCTCCTCTTTAGGTCGGGCAGCTTAAAGGCATCCCTAAAGGAATCGAGCATCCTCTAAATCACCTCGGCCTTTCCACCTGCGGCTTCAACTCTCTCCTTCGCCTTCATACTGAAAAGGTTGGCACGTACGACCAGGGGCTTTGTGAGCTCACCGTCCCCTAATATCTTTACCGGCGTGGAAAGATCTTTAATGAGGCCGGCAGCGAACAGCTCCGCCGGTCCAACGATGCTTCCATTCTGAAAAAGCTCATCGAGCCTCCCAATGTTTACGACCTGATACACCTTAGCAAAGCGCGCGTTGCTAAAACCCCTCTTGGGGATCCGCCTGTGCAGGGGCATCTGCCCACCTTCAAAGCCAACCGGCAGCTTACCAGTGCCTGCCCTCGCGCTTTCACCTTTGTGGCCCTTCCCGCAGGTCTTTCCGTGTCCGCTGCCGATGCCACATCCCAGGCGTTTGGGTTTTCGTTTGGAACCAGAGGCTGGCTTCAAATCGCCAATATGCATCAGCTATTCCCTCCCTTCCTGAACCGCCGACCACTCCACAAGATGCTCTACCGCCTTTATCATGCCGCGCACCTGAGGCGTGTCATCATGCTCTACCGTGTGATTGAGGCGCTGC
Coding sequences within:
- a CDS encoding CbiQ family ECF transporter T component, with the translated sequence MRFLEHLTLGQYIPADSAVHRLDPRCKILSTVIILIGVFTAFHPLAFSFWGAFLIFSVLLSRLSLKVLVRSTRPVLILVVFTAIVHLFFTGGDALFKLGFLTVTSQGANLAVRMGLRLLFLVLFANLLTLTTSPMELADGLEQLFSPLKPLGFPAHELAMMMTIALRFIPTLLNETDRIMKAQLARGAELDQGGIIKRLRAFIPVLVPLFVIVFKRADELAVAMEARGYRGGVGRSRMHPLCWSLSDTLALILVVVVVLTFIYLDGWS
- a CDS encoding ATP-binding cassette domain-containing protein, with the protein product MVESVKYVYHSGTPIETVALDGVSLSVDRGEWVAIVGHTGSGKSTLAQHLNALLLPTKGSVCVDDVPVVSKGAQLKNIRRCVGLVFQYPEQQLFAESVFDEVAFAPRNFGVPEGELDKVVRDSLRLVGLDEGMISRSPFSLSGGEQRRLAIASVLAARPSYLVLDEPTAGLDARGKRELIALLKSFKEEGFGIVHITHDLDIALKLCDRILVLEGGKSRFWGPPCVIVEQLIERPPKGLVLPPLVELAWKLRKRGMDVPITWDVERLFSAVAKEVSPCASSSISR
- a CDS encoding energy-coupling factor transporter ATPase — encoded protein: MAKEAICALKGVSFAYPGTSHFALSNIDLEIYRGEQVAIVGENGSGKSSLAKHLNALLQPTQGVCLICGLDTRDPERLFDIRRTVAMVFQNPDNQIVAAVVEEDVAFGPENLGLPPEEISERVDWALDVTGLSELRRRPTYALSGGQKQRLAIAGALAMNPEVLVLDEATSMLDPSGREELLALFSTLRDRGMTLVQITHRTEEILDCDRVLILGGGCLVWNGTPIELFLEPDRLFEWGLDVPDVVLFWHKLMVCGLIERTVPPSPLEVVESLCR
- the rplQ gene encoding 50S ribosomal protein L17; protein product: MRHRVDVRKLGRPGGHRRSMMRNLAISLVMEERIVTTVTRAKELRRLVERLITRAKRGGVHDRRIVAARLNNKEATKKLFDELAPRYATRPGGYTRVVKAGNRPSDGAPTAVIELVQ
- a CDS encoding DNA-directed RNA polymerase subunit alpha; amino-acid sequence: MGLEHIQPEIRTVDLAERYGKIVVEPLMRGYGTTLGNALRRVLLSSIEGAAIMAVRIEGVVHEFSVIPGVKEDMIELSLNLKRVPLKSHSAEVRQLRLEVEGPERVTAAHIFPDSEVEFVDPNAYICTLAEGASLAMDLYVGRGVGYVTSDRPRPQYLPADAILIDAIFSPILRVSYEVQDARVGQRTDYDRLVLEVWTNGAVRPDNAIVEAARILQGYFAKFSDRLSKTIEERTSQHEEGKVEPKTLAPSYGAELLSRPIKDIGLSTRSENCLLRGNIRTIGELLNCTRSDLLKIRNLGKMALKEIEEQLAKHGLALRDEGNVDNEEKGD
- the rpsD gene encoding 30S ribosomal protein S4, coding for MSRYTGPLCRLCRAEGTKLFLKGDRCYSEKCAVGRRNHRPGQHGSRRPKETEYGVRLREKQKMRRIYGMHEAAFRRFYSMATRMPGQTGHAFFQLLERRLDNVVFRLGFASSRRQARQLVRHGHITLNGKRANIPSALVRPGDIVAIAEKSRDIAWVRDNLEVARTRGVPAWLELNADRAEGRVLSLPTREQIDVLVNEQLVVEFYAR
- the rpsK gene encoding 30S ribosomal protein S11; the protein is MAKSKQRRGKRKEKKNVSYGVAHIYSTFNNTIITITDKGGNVLSWASGGNVGFKGTRKSTPYAAQLAAQQAAKQAQVHGVQQVDVLVKGPGPGRESAIRSLQTVGLQVNTIRDVTPVPHNGCRPPKRRRV
- the rpsM gene encoding 30S ribosomal protein S13 encodes the protein MARIAGVDLPREKRIEIALTYIYGIGLSSARKILANTGVSPDTRVKDLTEEEIQKLQSEIERNYRVEGDLRREVAGNIKRLIDIGCYRGIRHKLGLPVRGQRTRTNARTRKGPGRTVAGKKKATAKK
- the rpmJ gene encoding 50S ribosomal protein L36, giving the protein MKVRPSVKPICEYCRVIKRHGVVRVICSKNPRHKQRQGARR
- the infA gene encoding translation initiation factor IF-1, with product MTKDEVIEVRGKVLEPLPNAMFRVELQNGHRILAHVSGKMRMHFIRILPGDEVLVQLSPYDLSRGRIVYRYK
- the map gene encoding type I methionyl aminopeptidase, whose amino-acid sequence is MVTLKKDWEIDIMRQAGRIVASVLELLRERIQPGIDTARLDEAASELIERSGGIPAFKGYTMPGCPIPFPGALCISINEEVVHGIPSHERALSEGDIVSVDVGVLYKGYYGDAACTYPVGKVSPRKEALLRVTLESLHRAIAAAQEGKTVGDIGHAVESYVISQGFSLVRNYCGHGIGRRLHEPPQVPNYGRPGNGVTLKRGMTIAIEPMVLSGGEEVVTLSDRWTVVTADGADAAHFEHTVLVTDGEAEILTPWE
- a CDS encoding adenylate kinase, which produces MRLIFLGPPGAGKGTVAAKIKEAYGIAHISTGDILRENVKRGTSLGKLAERYMQAGDLVPDDIIVEMVESRLQEPDCSEGFILDGFPRTLPQAEALDRILKKLKVKLDAVILLEVDDETIVKRLSGRRVCPKCGAIYNVSFNPPKADSLCDHCGEMAIQRNDDKEEVVRQRLAVYRERTAPLIDYYLRKGILKKVEAARGSDEVAHAIEESLAGGYHGHA
- the secY gene encoding preprotein translocase subunit SecY — encoded protein: MLDSFRDAFKLPDLKRRILFTIGVLFVFRLGAHIPTPGIDAAAMAGLFQEGGMLSFFDLFAGGALRRFSVFALGVAPYINASIVIQLLTVVIPALERLQKEGEEGRRKITQYTRVSTIFFAAVQAAGMAFWLRGLGVFPSGALNMGVVVITLVAGCMTVMWLGEMISDHGIGNGISLLIFAGIVARLPEAVIRTWSMLGSGEMNALTLLVALVIIVLVVASCIVLQEGQRRLPVQYAKRVVGNRVYGGQSTFIPLRVNQAGVIPIIFASSVLLFPSTIARFFSGEAAMFIQRLLSPNSALYMVLYVALIVFFTYFYTAVVFNPADVANNMKKYGGFILGIRPGRPTAEYIEKVLSRITLGGAIFLAAIALIPTLMTSLMGITTFYFGGTAVLIVVGVALDTVHQIEAQLLIRHYEGILKRRERTGGLLRL
- the rplO gene encoding 50S ribosomal protein L15, with amino-acid sequence MHIGDLKPASGSKRKPKRLGCGIGSGHGKTCGKGHKGESARAGTGKLPVGFEGGQMPLHRRIPKRGFSNARFAKVYQVVNIGRLDELFQNGSIVGPAELFAAGLIKDLSTPVKILGDGELTKPLVVRANLFSMKAKERVEAAGGKAEVI
- the rpmD gene encoding 50S ribosomal protein L30 translates to MGKLRITWKRSAIGYPKRQARTIRALGLQRLNHTVEHDDTPQVRGMIKAVEHLVEWSAVQEGRE